TAGGGGGCAGCGGGAAAGGGCGAGGAGAGATCTCAACAGAAGAAGTGCAAAGGACGCTTCGCGCAATGAAAGAGAGCGGAACCGCTCTCAGTGATGCAGTACGCACGGTCTGCGAATCCTCTGGGGCGTTGAAGAACAGCGTATACAGGATCGCCCTCGAAATCTGGGAAGGATAGGATTACTATTCTTTTGAACGCTTATCGGCTATTGAACCGCCTACCTGCACCTGCTTTTCCATCTTTGATTTCTTGCCCACGGCCTCAGCCTGAATGTTCGACTTGCATGACTCGCATATGAAATCGGGAGAAGGCTTGCCACATACGGTACACTTTTTTTCTTTGCTCATAACCCGCCCTCCTGTACCGGGAAAAGAAGCTTCATATTTTCGATAATAACATATTTTTGGGCCGAGGTGTATCCCGGGTTGCGATTATCCAAGAGGGGACACTTCTTTTTTGTACCACTTCGTGCTTTGCTCGTAAGCGTACGCGACATTGAGCACTGTCTGCTCGTCAAATGGCTTTCCCATTATCTGAAGCCCTATCGGAAGCTTTTCTGAACTGAATCCGCAGGGGACTGATATTCCGGGGAGTCCTGCTATGTTGCAGGGAATGGTAAGTATGTCGGATAGGTACATTTTAAGGGGATCGTCTGTTTTTTCACCTATTCTGAAAGCGGTTTCAGGAGAAGTGGCGCTCGCTATCACGTCAACTTTTTCCCAGGCGCTGTCAAAATCCCTTATTATAAGGGTTCTTGCCTTCTGGGCTTTCAAGTAATAAGCGTCATAGTAGCCTGTGGAAAGGGCGTAGGTTCCAAGCATTATTCTTCTCTTCACTTCGTCTCCGAATCCTTCCGAGCGGCTTCTGAAAAACAGGTCCCTCAGGGTTTCCGCATTTTCGCAGCGGTATGTGTATCTTACTCCGTCGTATCTTGCCAGATTCGAACTTGCTTCCGAGGGGGCTATTATATAGTAGGTCGAAACCGCGTAGCGGGAGTGAGGAAGCGAAATCTCCACAATTTCCGCTCCCAGGGTTTCAAGTTCGGCGATAGCTTTACGGACGGATTTTTCCACTTCGGGGTCCATCCCAGAGATGAAGTATTCCTTCGGTATGCCTATCCGCAGCCCCTTTATATCCGTACTGAGCGCACTTGCGTAATCAGCGGTCGGAAGGTTTACGGATGTTGAGTCCATCGGGTCATGGCCCGCTATGGAAGAGAGGATTATAGCCGCGTCCTCAACGGTTTTCGCAAGCGGCCCCGCCTGATCGAGGGAGGAAGCGAATGCGATCATGCCGTAGCGGCTTACCCTTCCGTAGGTGGGTTTCATTCCCACTACTCCGCAGAGGGAACCGGGCTGTCTTATGGAACCCCCGGTGTCTGTTCCGACCGACGCGATGCACAGATTTGCAGCCGTGGCAGCGGCACTGCCTCCGCTTGATCCTCCCGGAACCCTGTCGGTGTCCCAGGGGTTTTTTACCGGTCCGAAGTAAGATGTTTCGTTTGAAGATCCCATGGCGAACTCGTCCATGTTGTTTTTCCCGAGCACTACGGAACCGCTTGCCATGAGTTT
The genomic region above belongs to Candidatus Dadabacteria bacterium and contains:
- the gatA gene encoding Asp-tRNA(Asn)/Glu-tRNA(Gln) amidotransferase subunit GatA — encoded protein: MSIPRTIKEAAALIEKREASPVELAELFLERISSEDAKINSYITVWKEAALEAARKAEKQISEGNYLGPLHGVPIALKDIFVTKDSRTTCGSKMLRDFVAPYNSTVAEKLMASGSVVLGKNNMDEFAMGSSNETSYFGPVKNPWDTDRVPGGSSGGSAAATAANLCIASVGTDTGGSIRQPGSLCGVVGMKPTYGRVSRYGMIAFASSLDQAGPLAKTVEDAAIILSSIAGHDPMDSTSVNLPTADYASALSTDIKGLRIGIPKEYFISGMDPEVEKSVRKAIAELETLGAEIVEISLPHSRYAVSTYYIIAPSEASSNLARYDGVRYTYRCENAETLRDLFFRSRSEGFGDEVKRRIMLGTYALSTGYYDAYYLKAQKARTLIIRDFDSAWEKVDVIASATSPETAFRIGEKTDDPLKMYLSDILTIPCNIAGLPGISVPCGFSSEKLPIGLQIMGKPFDEQTVLNVAYAYEQSTKWYKKEVSPLG